The DNA window GattagacagatagatagatagattagacagatagatagatagatagatagatagatagatagatagatagatagatagatagatagatagatagatagatagatagatagatagatagatagatagatagatagatagatagatagatagatagatagatagatagatagatagatagatagatagatagatagatagatagatgtagTTCATGGGTGTTATATTTATgaataattataaactgggtggttcgatccctgaatgctgattggctgacagccatggtatatcagactatATAttatgggtatgacaaaacatttgtttttactgctctaattacattggtaaccagtttataatagcaattaggcacctcaggggtttgtggtatatggccaatataccactgctaaagACTGTGTTCAGGCACTCCGCAATGTGTCCCGCAATGtgtcatgcataagaacagccttTAGCTGTGGTATATCTGTAACGGCAGtcatagaggggaccaaggcacgGCGTGTTGAGTGCTTATGATTATTATTTAATGGAAAAATGAAACACTTTACAAAGGAAcgaaaacgacagcaaacagttccgtcaggcaacaaccacaaaacggaaaacaactacccacaaaacaccatagaaaacccccaacttaaatatgatctccaattagagacaacacgaaccagttgcctctaattggagatcatcccaaaactcaacatagaaatagaaaaacaagaactaaacatagaaacaacaAACATAGACAGCccccccatatcacaccctgtcCTAACtacacagagaaaaaacagctctcataggtcagagcgtgacaatatCGGTCatcatataccacaacccccctggtgccttattgcttttaaatatacttttGGGCTGGTCTAACTACATCATACTGCCCCTGCTTTCAAAGTGATGGAAAGGTATTTGAGACAAAGAGCTGATGTGGCTTTGTCCAACcttctgtatgtgtgtctttccACGAAAAGAGGGTCTTTTgggtccctttgatattttaagtagaaattgtgcaccaatattgaattttataAACTTGTTATATTACACAAAGTGCACTTTAATACAGACTACATGGATAATTCAGTAATTCAGATTtgttttatatgaataaagacttgctaaagtgccaaaattctgtATTTTGACCCTCCGTCAACCCTGTGTCACTTCTAGGAATATTTTAACCCAATTAATCCCAAAATGTATCGCAAGTTTGCACCATCATTgcaaagccctagttattttgtttctttgacaaagtcatttctaaaGATAATAGTGATAAATttacgtctgtccctcattttatggTCAACACTTTTACGTGAACGTGAATTCTCCTTTTAATATGGTAAAACTATTTATTTTCAGAAGAAACATCTAATAGTAAAATAATAGCGTTAACGCAGGTGAGCTGGTTTCACTCTTTTTTGTCaatttttctggtgttttgtggtggaaaactgagtgggACGAGCATAACACGTAACCCTGTTACTAATAGATAGACAGACTAGAAATGTAAAATATCTACATTTTTTtatgtgaagcttgcattcaattgtcaCTCCCTGTTTCATACAACACGCTTCCACTCCTCCTGTCACAAGGGAATTTATGGCTTATCCAAGATGAACCCCGTTACTTTATTTGATACTTAATATGCACTTATTACTATAGTATGTATtgttatttaacctcttgagatgggaaaacaagTTTAACGTACTTTTTATGACAATGTTGAAATTCGGTATAAAATAGTTACAGTACACTTCAAAAggattggtggaacgacccatgTGCTATGCTGTGACTAATGTACGTACAGAGTagacctttaaattgtttatgtTCTCTTGTACTTGTGTTCTAACCACAGGTCTGGTACATGGATAGCTACACCAACAACAAGATCGTCAAAGAGTACAAGTCCATAGCAGACTTTGTTTCCGGGGCCGAGTCTCGAACCTACAACCTGCCGTTCAAGTGGGCCGGGACCGACCATGTGGTGTACAACGGCTCTCTGTACTACAACAAGGTCCAGAGCAACATCGTGGTGTGTTACCGCTTCGAGACGGGCCGCGTTGTGACCCAGAGAGCCCTGGAGAACGCCGGCTTCCACAACGTCTACCCTTACACCTGGGGAGGCTTCTCCGACATAGACCTCATGGCCGACGAGCTGGGCCTGTGGGCCGTCTACGCCACCAATCAGAACGCAGGAAACATCGTCATCAGCCAGCTCAACCCCGACACGCTACAGGTCCTCGGAACCTGGAACACGGAATATTCCAAACGGAACGCTGGGGAGTCCTTTATGATCTGCGGAACGCTCTACATCACCAACTCTCACCTGACTGGTGCTAAGGTTTACTACGCATACTCCACCAAGACCTCTAACTATGAGTACACAGACATTCCCTTCCATAACCAGTTCTTCCACATGTCCATGCTGGACTATAACGCCAGGGACCGGGCGCTGTACGGCTGGAACAATGGACACCAGGTTCTGTTCAACGTCACGTTGTTCCATATCATCAAGACAGAGGACGATTCGTGAGGAGGAAGAACCGCCGAGGAACTCAAAGGATTCCACTGACTAACATTCCTGGTGTTCCGGTGTTCCGTCAGTCATTGTGGGAGTTCTATTGTTGGGTCTCTAAATGGTATTTTTTGCTCTCTTCTTTTGACAATCCATCTTCGGATCTATTGGCTTCCCTTTCAAATTCCTGATGCAACAATTACTAAAGATGTTGGCCTCCGAACTCTGAACTGTCTCCCAATGTCATGACAGAGTCATGATATTCTATGGTAGTCCTACCTAGCAACCCCAATTTTAAATCATCTGGCCCTCTAACGATGACATCATGCACTGACAGTCTTCCTCTTGGTTTTTTTAAAAATTCATTTTCCTCTCTTTTGACACAAGCCTTTATTTTCACTTTATCCCTTTCCTTTCAGCTACTCTACACTGGACTCTATGAGAGATTGTCTGGGCTGGGTAACATgcctctgattggctgggctaGGGTAACATGCCTCTGATTGGGTGGGCTTGGGTAACATACCTCTGATTGGGTGGGCTTGGTTAACATACCTCTGATTGGGTGGGCTTGGGTAACTTAGCTTTTGTATCCATTGCAACAGTATCAATAGGAGTATGCCTTATTCAGTACAGTCTGTTCTGTAAGTCCATAGGATAACAGGTGTCCTGTCCTGCATGAATGTCTATGATAGCATGTCTAGCTCTCTGTGgtttgcatccaaaatggcaccctaggtcccaaagggctctggttaaaagtagcacactatatagggagtaggatgccattttggattCAATGTATGGCTGTCCTGATAGAATCTATAACTCTGTCTATGGACTCTCTCAGCAACCATCTCTCTTTCCCATTGTAACACAATTAATGATTATTGTCTGATTATACTGTATATGGATAAACAGGAAAATACACATTTATATACATAATTACTGTTACATTATGGAAATAAAGTTATTATTGTTCTTGATTAAGTTTTGTAGCCGGAGTATTGATTTGCTCAGAATATTAGTTTGTGTTGAACTGCAATGTTACTACGATGTAGTATCTTTATTTTGTAACTTGATGAGGGAATCGATTGTCTGTGATAACACATTATGCTAACCACCATGGGCCCTATTCAGACTTAAGATAAGTTGACTTAATATGGACTTAAGTCAAACATTTTGCCTTAAAGATGGAATGCGCGGAAcggggaaacagcgccactggcCGCCTGGTAAAAAAACTATGTAGAGTACATATTGTGTTGTTCTATCGCGCGTACAATGATGTCAGAGAAATGATGTCAGAGCAATGATGTCAGAGAAATGATGTCAGAGGGTAAAAAAACAGTGTTGGTTGTTTGCTGtgacttctttgttgttgtaatatcgccaACGGACGaggcagtttcaccattaaggattccagctttaattcCATGTTTTAATGACTTAAGTCCAAGTTTCCAGTATGAATCGGGTCACAAGAACATATGATATATTCGCATTGTTAGTGATCTCTATCAGAACAAACTGAAGCCTTTCTAATCAGAATTGCAGGAGAATAGCAGAGTAAATGAGCTCCTATGGTGATTACCACTCTATCAGGTCTGACCTGAGTGTTGTTGCCatggtgtgtgtgcctgcgtgcaggtgcgtgcatgcgtgtatcCAGACGACCATGCACCAAAGCACCCTGACCTCCCCATCAGAAGCCCCACCCACCACCAGCTCCAGAATCCCCACCCACCACCAGCTCCAGAATCCAGAATCCCTACCCACCACCAGCTCCAGAATCCCTACCCACCACCAGCTCCAGAATCCAGAATCCCTACCCACCACCAGCTCCAGAATCCCTACCCACCACCAGCTCCAGAATCCCTACCCACCACCAGCTCCAGAATCCCTACCCACCACCAGCTCCAGAATCCCTACCCACCACCAGCTCCAGAATCCCTACCCACCACCAGCTCTAGAATCCCTACCCACCACCAGCTCCAGAATCCCTACCCACCACCAGCTCCAGAATCCCTACCCACCACCAGCACCAGAATCCAGAATCCCTACCCACCACCAGCTCCAGAATCCCTACCCACCACCAGCTCTCTCTCCTAaaccagacatacagtaccagaggcTGTGGTTCAGCTAAGACCAGAGACATACAGCaccagagacatacagtaccagagacatacagtaccagagacatacagtaccagagacatacagtaccagaggcTGTGGTACAGCTAAGaccagagacatacagtaccagagacatacagtaccagagacatacagtaccagagacatacagtaccagaggcTGTGGTACAGCTAAGaccagagacatacagtaccagagacatacagtaccagagacatacagtaccagaggcTGTGGTACAGCTAAGaccagagacatacagtaccagagacatacagtaccagagacatacagtaccagaggcTGTGGTACAGCTAAGaccagagacatacagtaccagagacatacagtaccagagacatacagtaccagaggcTGTGGTTCAGCTAAGaccagagacatacagtaccagaggcTGTGTGGTACAGCTAAGaccagagacatacagtaccagaggcTGTGTGGTACAGCTAAGaccagagacatacagtaccagaggcTGTGTGGTACAGCTAAGaccagagacatacagtaccagaggcTGTGGTACAGCTAAGaccagagacatacagtaccagagacatacagtaccagaggcTGTGGTTCAGCTAAGACCAGAAGCATACAGTACCAGAGGCTGTGGTACAGCTAAGaccagagacatacagtaccagaggcTGAGGTACAGCTAAGaccagagacatacagtaccagagacatacagcaccagtcaaaagtgtggacaaacctactcattccagagtttttctttatttggactattttctacattgtacaataatagtgaagacatcacaactatgaaaaatcccatatggaatcatgtattaaccaaaaagtgctaaacagatcaaagtatattttatattcttcaaagtagccaccctttgccttgatgacagctttaaacactcttggcattttctcaaccagcttcacctggaatgcttttccaacagtcttgaagtagttctcacacacactaccggtccaaagttttagaacacttactTATTCAgaggtttttatatatttttactattttctacattgtagaaaaatagtgaagacatcaaaactataaaataacacgtatggaatgatgtagtaaccaaaagagtgttaaacaaatcaaaatatattttatatttgaaattcttcaaatctcaaccctttgccttgatgacagctttgcacactcttggtattcactcaatcagcttcatgaggtagtcacctggaatgcatttcaattaacaggtgtgctttcttaaaagttgatttgtggaatgtctttctacagtgtagaaaatattaaaaataaagaaaacccctgtaatgagtagctgtgtccaaacttttgattggtactgtatgtgaaaaaATAAAACCTATTCAGACTTACCTGTGCTAATGGTTTTCCCAAAGTCAAAAGATCCAAATCACTTTGCTCGTGATGCACGCCTCTCAAATGATTCAAATGTAACAACAGCCTGAGAACACTGGACTTAAAAAGACTTTAAACAACCCCACAGATGTAACCATGTGATGTTTACTGTTTTATCTGACCTCCACTAGTGCTCCCAAGTCAACAGTCCAATGTGCATTCTACAGGTCACGTTTATCAGTGAGTGATTATATTATCAAGATTAGGATATATTTTTTGGCACACCTGAGAGTTCCTCAAGGCACACCTTTTGGGAACAACTGCCGAGAACTAGAATCAGCTGTCCCCTCACCTAAACCATTAGTGTGGTTTAGGGCTGTTTAACACCAAGTTTTACAACACCAGGGCTGGTTAACCCCACGTTTTAGAACACCAGGGCAGGTTAACCCCACGTTTTAGAACACCAGGGCAGGTTAACACCACGTTTTAGAACACCAGGGCAGGTTAACAcccatttggacacacctactaaacCAGGATACCACatttatattttacctttatttatctaggcaagtcagttaagaacaaattcttattttcaatgacagcctaggaacagtgggttaagtgccttgttcaggggcagaacaacagatttgtaccttgtcagctcggggattcgatctagaaacctttcgattactagcccaacgctctaaccactaaactacctgccaccccacctcTGAAGTATCTCCTGAACGAGGATACCACATCTCCTGAAGTCTCTCCTGAAACAGAATAATGCATCCCTGAAGTATCTCCTGAACCAGAATACCACATCTCTGAAGTATCTCCTGAACCAGAATACCACATCTCTGAAGTCTCTCCTGAACCAGAATACCACATCTCTGAAGTCTCTCCTGAACCAGAATATCACATCTCTGAAGTCTCTCCTGAACCAGAATACCACATCTCTGAAGTCTCTCCTGAACCAGAATACCACATCTCTGAAGTCTCTCCTGAACCAGAATACCACATCTCTGAAGTATCTCCTGAACCAGAATACCACATCTCTGAAGTATCTCCTGAACCAGAATACCACATCTCTGAAGTCTCTCCTGAACCAGGATACCACATCTCTGAAGTCTCTCCTGAACCAGGATACCACATCTCTGAAGTCTCTCCTGAACCAGGATACCACATCTCCTGAAGTCTCTCCTGAACCAGGATACTGCACCCCTGTGCCGGAGACCGGGGTTTGCTTCCCGGTACAGGCTGACCATTTGTGatctgtctcccccctctataTTCTACTGTCTGAATATAAAAAtgaattatttttttaatcttcTCTGCTATTCAACAACAGTCCTGCCCTAAAGTGATGTTGTTCAGAACACCAAGTGTTGCCTTCTCGTGATTAATGATGGAACAGCTGTTTCATAGCCATCTCACCCTGTACGTATTGCACTTTACATTGAACCCGATCAATAGATGTGATTGATGTCTTACTAATGAGACGCCATACTGTCCTCAGAGGatttctgcatcccaaatggcatcctattgcctctatagtgcactacgtttgaccagagctggtccaaagtagtgcactatactgtatagtgaatagggtgcatTTTTGGGGTTGAAGACCTGGTCAGCAAACAGCTGATCTGTTGCTCTGGTCTGacgtcaatcaatcaatcaaatgtatttataaagccttttttacatcagccgatgtcacaaagtgctgttacacagaaacccagcctaaaacccccaaacagcaagcaatgcaggtgtagaagcacggtggctaggaaaaactccctagaaaggccagaaccttggaagaaacctagagcggaaccaggctctgaggggaggccagtcctcctctggctgtgccgggtggagattataacagtataagatcttcaaatgttcatagatgaccagcagggtcaaataataataatcacagtggttgtcgggggtgcaacaggtcagcacctcaggagtaaatgtcagttggctttttcatagctgagcattcagaattagagacagcaggtgcggtagagagcgagagttgaaaacagcaggaccgggacaaggtagcacgtccgatgaacaggtcagggttccatagccacagatagaacagttgaaactggagcagcagcacgaccaggtggactgaggacagcCAGAAGTCATCagtccaggtagtcctgaggcatggtcctagggctcaggtcctccgggaggggagggagagggagagagaattaaagggagcatacttaaattcacacaggacaccggataagacaggataaatactccagatataactgaccctagccccccgacacataaactactgcagcataaatactggaggctgagacaggaggggtcgggagacactgtggccccatccgacgatacccccggacagggccaaacaggcaggataccACCCCacccaaagcacagcccccacaccactagagggatatcttcaaacttACTACCcagagacaaggctgagtatagcccacaaagatctcccccatggcacgaacccgaggggggcgccaatcCGGACagaaagatcacgtcagtgactcaacccactcaagtgacgcacccctcctagggacggcatggaagagcaccagtaagccagtgactcggcccctgtaatagggttagaggcagagaatcccagtggagagaggggaaccagccaagcagagacagcaagggtggtttgtcgctccagtgcctttccgttcaccttcacactcctgggccaaacttcactcaatcataggacctactgaagagatgagtcttcaataactTCTGATGGACACCTGTTTTAAATGTGCCTCAGTCAGTTTCAAGATGGCTGTGACTATATATAAATCTCTATCAGAGCATGTGTCCATTTGTCTGGATGGGTAGACAGTCAGAACCTTTTGCAGGGTATTGAGGAGTGTACACTCTAAAAATGTATGGTTCAACAAGGGTTATTCGATgatcctcaaagttctttgaagaaccttagaTTTTTGGCCCTGAAACATGGCACCCAAAAGGTTATTCTAAGAACCCCATAGAAGGTGGGGTTCATCGAGGTGCCTCCTTAGTTagtgggggttcttgcaggaacctaactgcccaactgaaacatttttatttgaaaggacagcaggtgcaaGCATTTAACTGAAGAATGTTAAGAACTCCATAATTTAAGATAAGGTTTGTCCcttaaattatttaaatgtatattgtttcatgatgataccatctatcttttcatatttgtgcaaatctttctaaaacagaaaatggacacaattcaatggatatcaatcaacaaagaggtaagaatatgtaggctataagaatatgttgaaggcaagAAGTATTGTGGGAaaatgactgaactgctcactttgtgtctgcaggtatacagatGAGGAGGCATAAAAAAGGTATGTcaattggtattggtatgttatgcaaattacatttaccatcctcctccctgacctcttcaatcaatatcccataggcctctacattatggacaaggtttGTGTATGAATaccattatcaaaacagttttttattcacatttcccacaaaaaaaaaactatgtaTGAAGAATGTCATGTGTATGTTTTGTTAATTACTGTATAATTGTATAATTACAATTTTTGGAGGGGATTCACACCCTCtctacacctctgatgaatataacaggaaaactgttcgatcaccatgcactgcaaaatcattctggctatggatacggagaacatcaacacgccagaggataaacccattggacttggggctctgcagGTAGGAACACATAATCAAATACAGGTaggaacacacccacacattcaATACAGGTAagaacacacccacacattaatacaggtagaaacacacacatcaatacaggtagaaacacacacacacacactaatacaggtaggaacacacacacattaatacaggtaggaacacacacacacattaatacaggtagaaacacacacacacattcaatacaggtaggaacacacccacacattcaATACAGGTagaaacacacccacacattaatACAGGTagaaacacacccacacattcaATACAGGTagaaacacacccacacatgcaaTACAGgtagaaacacaaacacattaatactgtcacgtcctgaccagcagatggagctgttgtagtcgttttggggtcaggacgtggcagtcttgcgtgtgaatgttctgtgttggtcttgtgactcctgatcaggaacagctgggaatcgttgttcctgattgggagtcatatatgtaggagtatgtttgtcacttggttttgtgggtagttgattttgcactgcgttttgtatagcctgcaagactgtccatgtcgtgagtactgtctagtgttttttttcaagtggatgccttacatgttttgtcagtaataaacatgagtgtccacaatcccgctgcgccttggtccttctctctcccatacgacatattcaCCGAAGAGTACGACATCTtatgtgacagaattccccaccaaaccaggaccaagcagcggaagaagtctggcgaggactggggaGCACGACGgataagggagaccgagaggcacccccaagatttttttaggggggggcacaagggctgtttgacggggcaagaCTGGATTGCCAGTCAACAgttaccagagctgcccgccagtcaacagtcaccagagctgcccgccagtcaacagtcaccagagctgcccgccagtcgtacgtcgccaaagctgcccgccagtcgtacgtcaccagagctgcccgccagtcaggagtcaccagagctgcccgccagtcaggagtcaccagagccgcccgctagtcaggagccgccagagccgcccgctagtcagaagctgccagagtggcccgactgcccggaactgccagagtggcccgactgcccggaactgccagagtggcccgactgcccggaactgccagagtggcccgactgcccggaactgccagagtggcccgactgcccggggctgccagagtgccctgcctgtcaggagctgccagagtggcccgtcagtCAGGATCAGCCcaagtggccctcctgtcctccggcccagcccgaggggccctcctgtcctccggcccagcccgagtggccctcctgtcctccggcccagcccgaggggccctcctgtcctccggcacagcccgaggggccctcctgtcctccggcccagcccgaggggccctcctgtcctccggcccagcccgagtggccctcttgtcctccggcccagcccgaggggcccttctgcctggcgcagctatcggcgccaccgaagtgggcgacgccgagggtggagcaaggtccacgtcctgcacctgagccacctccaggataggtgggttggggagggagggtgtagcacagtgccgtcgttgacggcagcctccctcccttattgtttaggggttattgtttatgggttttgttggggattttgtttgttggtgttttctgttaggtgcattccggggtctgcaccttgagggggggggggtactgtcacgtcctgaccagcagatggagctgttgtagtagttttggggtcaggacgtggcagtcttgcgtgtgaatgttctgtgttggtcttgtgactcctgatcaggaacagctggggatcgttgttcctgattgggagtcatatgtaggagtatgtttgtcacttggttttgtgggtagttgattttgcactgcgttttgtatagcctgcaagactgtccatgtcgtgagtactgtctagtgggtttttttcaagtggatgccttacatgttttgtcagtaataaacatgaatgtccacaatcccgctgcgccttggttcttctctctcccatacgacatattcaTCGAAGAGTACGACAttttatgtgacaaatacaggTAGGAACACATAATCAAATACAGGTAAGAACACACCCACATATTAATACAGGTaggaacacacccacacattaatACAGGTagaaacacacccacacattcaATACAGGTagaaacacacccacacatgcaatacaggtagaaacacacacacacattaatacaggtagaaacacacacacacacacacattaacacaggtaggaacacacccacacattaatACAGGTAGGAACACACAAACATTAATACAGGTAGGAACACAAACACATTAATACAGgtagaaacacaaacacattaatacaggtaggaacacacacacacattaacacaggtAGGAACACACAAACATTAATACaggtagaaacacacacacacacattaatacaggtagaaacatacacacacatgaatacaggtagaaacacacacacacacacattaatacaggtatgaacacacacacattaatactataagggcacaaggcgagacccaaatgtagacacaggaggcagatggttgagctccgatatttattataacaaaagaggtaggcaaaagacaggtcggggacaggcgagagttcataaaccaggtcagagtccaaacagtaccaggcgataggcaggctcgaggtcaggaccgGCAGGGGTCAGAAatcagatcagagtccaaaaacAGTACAAGGGAATGGGCAGGCTGGTATTCAGAagaggcagagtggtcaggcaggcgggttcggagtcaggacaggcaaggggtcgaaaccaggaggattagaaacaaacagagactgggaaaaataggagcaaggaaaaacgctggtt is part of the Salmo trutta chromosome 31, fSalTru1.1, whole genome shotgun sequence genome and encodes:
- the LOC115170193 gene encoding noelin-3-like is translated as MSQSIEVLNLRTQRDFQYIMRMEGQFKELRSKFRQIETNRKTQVNRNFQELKGKMDALQPLIPVLEQYKTDAQLISQFKQEIRNLSMVLTAIQEEMGTYDYEELQQRVLNLESRLRNCMSKLTCGKLMKITGPVTVKTSGTRFGAWMTDPQASPRNNRVWYMDSYTNNKIVKEYKSIADFVSGAESRTYNLPFKWAGTDHVVYNGSLYYNKVQSNIVVCYRFETGRVVTQRALENAGFHNVYPYTWGGFSDIDLMADELGLWAVYATNQNAGNIVISQLNPDTLQVLGTWNTEYSKRNAGESFMICGTLYITNSHLTGAKVYYAYSTKTSNYEYTDIPFHNQFFHMSMLDYNARDRALYGWNNGHQVLFNVTLFHIIKTEDDS